The genomic DNA CCAGCGTGTGTTCATCGCTCGCGCCCTCATGTCAGATAGCGTGGTTTATTTGCTTGATGAGCCATTTGTAGGTATCGACTTCAAAAGTGAACACATCATTTACAACAAACTTAAAGCATTAAAACAGCAAGGTAAACTCATTTTAATTGTACATCATGACCTCACAACAGCTTCTGAATATTTTGATCGTATTTTACTCTTAAACCAATCTGTCGCATTTTTAGGCGCAAGTTCCGAAGCCTTAAAAACAGAAAACATAGAATCTGTCTTTTTAAGTCGACACCATTCAACAAAATTACAAGACCAAAATCCCCATGGAAAGGAGTCATCACAAGATGTCATTCATTCAACATCTCTTTGAATATCAATTTTTGTCACGGGCTATGAGTACAGCCATCTTAGTCGGCATTGTATGTGGCGTTGTCGGATGTTTGATTGTTCTTAGAGGGCTTTCACTTATGGGGGACGCAATGAGTCATGCCGTCTTACCTGGTGTTGCTTTATCATTTCTTTTCAATATTCCTATGTTTATCGGCGCACTTATTACAGGTATGCTCAGTAGTACAATTATTGGTTATATTTCGGACAAATCAAAAACTAAAAAGGATGCAGCAATCGGTATTACATTTACCGCCTTTCTCGCTTTAGGTATTATTTTAATCAGCTTAATTCATTCAGCAACAGACTTATATCACATTCTTTTTGGTAATATCTTAGCCATTACTCAGTCCGCATTTTATACTGCATTGGTTGTTAGTATCATTGTATTGAGTTTGATTATCATTCTTTTTCGACCTTTAAAAATGTCTACATTTGATCCTGTGTTCAGTCGAATGAGTGGGCTCAATACTACATTTATGCATTATTTTGTTATGTTACTTTTAGCACTCGTTATCGTGGCAAGTGTTCAAACTGTAGGTGTCATCCTTGTTGTTGCCCTACTCATTACACCTGCTTCAACAGCTTATCTCATAACAAAAAGATTATCTACAATGATGCTCGTTTCTAGTTTGTTTAGCGTTATCAGCTCTACAATAGGCATCTATGTTAGCTTTATATTGAATTTACCAAGTGGTGCGGTTATCGTCCTCATCGCTGCAATATTGTATGCACTTGTTTTTGCACTGACTAAATTTAACAACATCTCACATAAAGGAGCGTATCAAAAATCATGAGTAAACGAATTCTTACACTTTTATCGATTTTATCGATTGTTTTTCTTTTAACAGCATGTAACTCTTCTGATCAAGGACATAAAGATCATAAACTTAAGATTGTAACAACAAACTCAATCTTATATGATATGGCAAAAAATATTACAGGCGATGAAGCAGAAATTCATAGCATCGTTCCTGTCGGTCAAGACCCTCATGAATATGAAATTAAGCCTAAAGACGTTAAAGCATTAACTGACGCCGATATTATTATTTATAATGGGTTCAACTTAGAAAGTGGGAATGGTTGGTTTGAAAAAGCATTAAAACAAGCTAACAAATCATTAGACGATTCTTCAGTTATTCAAGCTTCTAAACATGTTGATCCTATCTACTTGAAAAAAGGTGAAAAATCAGAACACAACATTGATCCTCACGCATGGTTAAGTTTAGATAATGGGATCCAATACGTTAAAAACATCAAAGATGCATTAGAAAAAGCAGATTCATCACATAAATCTACTTTTGAAAAAAATGGTAAATCTTACTTAGACAAATTAGAAAAACTAAACAATAAAAGTAAAGACGAATTTAGTGATATTCCAAAAGAAAAACGTGTCATGATTACAAGTGAAGGTGCATTCAAATACTTCGCAAAACAATATGATGTAACACCAGGTTATATTTGGGAAATCAACACTGAAAACCAAGGTACACCAGAACAAATGAAACAAGCGATTGACTTCGTTAAACAAAATCACATCAAAAACCTTCTTCTTGAAACAAGTGTAAGTGATAAGAGCATGAAGAGCTTAGGAGAAGAAACAGGTGCGAAAATTTACGGCACAGTTTACACAGACTCTATTGGTAAAAAAGGTAGTAACGGAGATTCATACTACAAAATGATGAAATCTAACATCGAAACAATTCATAAAAGCATGAAATAACAACCCCATTGATACATCAATAGAAATATGCATCATATAAAAAAGCGTGACCAATTCATCACCATTGGTTCACGCTTTTTTATTATTTTAAATAATGAAGTTCGCTTGATAAACTTCTCAAAATCCTAAAAATCGTATTAATAACTAAGTTAGCTAAAGGAACTATTAAAAACTTATTTAGAAATTATAAAAATGATATGATTCAATATCAATTTTCAAAATTAGTCTTTATCTAAGCGAGAGTATATTCTTTTGCGTCGTTTCGCTCTTTTTTCTATTCGAATTCGACGCTTCGTCTCCTCATCTACATCTTCTTTATTCAGATCTGTATTTTCATGATTTTCATGTTTTTGATACATATAAGCACCTGTTCGATAAGCGGCACGCGAGATTAAATGACCGCCAACGGGTGAAGTAATATTAATAAAGACCAATGCTAAAATCGTACGAACACTGACATAACCTTGCGCAAAGATAAAATAAATAAATACACCCACCAGTGTCAATAAAACTGCTGCCGTCGAAGCTTTTGTGGCTGCATGAATTCGTAAAAAGACGTCTTTAAAGCGAACTAAACCAATTGCACTTATAAGCGCAATAATACTTCCTGCAAATACAAGGAGAGCTGCTAACAATTGGATGATTTCATTTGTCATCGCCATGAAATACATTCCCCCCTTCAATAAAGCGAGAAATCGTAACAGAACTTAAAAAAGAAATAATAGCGATCAACAGTACAGAATCTAAAAATGAAAATGTTTCGAATAAAAGACTCAGAACCCCTACTGTTGACATTAAAATTGCACTCATTGCGTCAAATGCGACGACACGGTCTGCTGTTGTAGGTCCTTCAATCAAACGAAACAATACGACAACTAATGACACAGCAAAGATAACTAATGCACTCGACAAGAAGAATTGCGTTAATTCAGTTATCATTTCGTCACCTCCACAATGAGTTCTTCGTATTTTTTAATACTTTTCAATAAATTTTTCTTTTCTTTTTCAGTCGTATCAATAGCGTGAATTAAAAAGATGTTAGGTTCACGATTCACACGAATAACAGTCGATCCCGGCGTAATAATCACTAAAATTGTTAAAAACGTAATTTCCCAATCTGTATCGAGCTGCGTCTCATAAGTTACTAAACCAGGATCCATTTTATTCGCTTTAAATAATACATAATTGATTATGGAGAATGTTGCAGTCAATAGTTGATAGAGATACGTGAATAAAAATTTAATCGACACCCAAATCTTTTTAGGATAGAATTCTTGATTAAAAAATTTATGAAGTAAATAAATAATGACAATACCTATTAAATAACCAATCACAAATGTTGGAAAACGAAAAGCATCTTCATCTTGGAACAGCACCCATAGGATGGCTATCATCATATTCAATGCAATTTGTCTCATTTAACTGCCACCTCGCAATCCAGGATTAACCATTTTTTCATATTTTTGGATATTCATGGATAAATCCGTTGCTTGTGCTGTAACTTGGTATATCACCGGTGCGCAAAGACCTATCGCTAATGTGAGTGCAGTCATAAATAAAACGATAGACTTTCTATTTGACTTGATAGGCTTAAATTGAATTTCTGCACCTTTATTACGATTTCCTGCATACATATAAAAGAAGACTCGGAATAAACTATACATCCCTATCAAACTTGTGATAATCATCAACGCTAAGCCGACATAATGTTGATGTTCAACTGCACCGATAAAAATAAGTAATTTCCCAGGAAATCCACTGAATGGTGGCACTCCTCCAATAGCTAATGTCACAATAATAAAAGCCACGCCTAGCCATGGCTCTTTTTTGGCTAATCCTGTTAAGTAACGATATTGGCGGTAACCCGTTGTGTAAACCATAATACCTATAATGAAAAACAGTAACGCTTTTACAACGATATCGTTTACTAAGTAAAAAATTGCGCCATTAATTCCATTAAATGTATGCGTACCTAAACCAAAAATGATATATCCGATAGATAATACAACTTGGTAAGCGGCAATCTTTTTAATATCTCGATACGCAATCGTCCCAATGGCTCCAATTATCATTGTGAGACCTGCCATAACAATTAATAGTGGTTCGACAATTTCACCACTTTTATTGAAAATTAACGTAAAGAACCGAATCAAAGCATATGCGCCAACTTTTGTCATTAACGATGCAAATAGGGCTGCAAGTTCTGTATTGAGCACGGCATATGCCTTTGGAAGCCACATAAATAAAACAAGGGCTGCTTTTGATCCGAAAGCGACAATAAATGACATCGCCACTAAGTGAATTGCCGTTGGATCATCCATTTCATGAATTCTTATCGCGATATGCGTGTAATTTAAGGTACCGATTTGACGATATAAAAGGCCAATCCCTATCAGGAAAAACCATGAACCTATTACATTGAGAACGACATATATAATACTCGCACGCAATTGCTCTACAGATTGTCCTAATGTCACTAACACGAATGAAGCAAGAAGCATGATTTCGAACATGACATATAAGTTAAACAAATCCGAAGTCAGAAAGGAGCCCACGACACCGGTTGTTAAAAATAAGACGAAAGATAATAAATAATATCGACTTGCACGCTTTTCACCGCGTCCAAAACCAAAAGCGACAATCATAAACACGACTAAAAATGTTGTCGTAACGAGTATTAAACTCAATGCATCGCCGACATATTGAATACCAAACGGTGCTTCCCAATTACCGAAATTCAAAACAATCGGCTTATGATTGTACACGTCAATTAACATCACGAGTGAGACGATAAATGATATCAATAGCACAAAAAGGGCAATAAAGCGTGATAATCGCACTTGCTTGTTCAAAATGACTAAAAGAAGTGCCCCCAGAAGTGGTAAGAGTATGGGTACGGCTAAAATATTATCGTTCATCCTCTTCACCTCCTGTTAATACATCGATTTCATCTTCTTTAGTCACTTTAAAAGTACGGTAAACTAAGACAAGCAAAAATGCAGTAATTGCAAATCCAATTACAATCGCAGTTAAAACAATCGCTTGTAATAATGGATCAACAAAGTTTTGATGACCACTCACAATCAATGGCTCAGTTTTTTGTGCGGTATATTCACCCATACTCATAATAATAAGGTTGCCTGCATGCGTGTAAATCGCGATGCCAATAACGATACGAATTAAATTTTTAGATAGCACCATATAGGTAGCAATAAAGACTAAAAATCCAATTACAATCAATAAAATAATATTCATGATCTCCCTCCACTCAGGGAAAGTATTGTCGTTACGACCACACCGACAACAACTAGGGCGATTCCCGCTTCAAATAATGTAACGGACGATAAATGTACTTCACCAAAATAAGGGAAAATCACATGCCAATCCCCTTGATAAAGGATGTTCTTACCAAAAAACACGGGCACAGTTGCAGTTGCGAGTGACAAAAGCGCACCAATAATCATGAGCTTTCTAAAATCAATAGGTAAAGCTTCCAATACCTTTTTCACATCAAATGCTAAAAACATTAAGATAAATGCTGAACTTAACACTAGGCCGGCAATAAATCCGCCTCCAGGATTATTATGTCCTGCAAAGAAGAGATAAAAGCCAAATGTTAAGATGATAAATACAACCACTCTTGTTACGGTTTTGAGTACTAAATCATTCTCTTTCATCTTGACCTCTCCGATCTTTATAGTTAAGTAATGTATAAATACCGAGTCCTGCAATAATTAAAACTAAACCTTCTGCCAGTGTATCTAATGCTCTGAAATCACCTAAAATGGCATTAACGATATTTTTACCGCCTGATTTTTCATAAGCATCATGATAAAAAACAGAAATTGTTTCTATTGCGCTCGCTTGTTGGATAATAAAAACAATACCGATTACTGTAATTGCAGTAAGTAAAGAAACTAAGATTTTAACGGTTTCTTTTTTCATATTGAACTTACCACGTGGAATATTCGGTAATCTTGAAAAACTTACGATAAATAAAACTGTCGTAATCGTTTCAGTAACGAGTTGTGTTAACGCTAAGTCAGGTGCACGCATTAAAATAAAGAATAATGCCACAACGTAACCAATGCCGCCTGTAAGAATAACCATCGTTAAACGTTGTCTAATAAATATGAGCGCAAATCCAATGAGAACTACCGTTACTAAAAGAAGTATATGAAAGATATGGTACTCAGTGACTTCGATACGTGAAAGTTCTGGGACGCCCGTACGGATCAAACCGTAGAGATGAATTACAAAATAAATAATCAACGTAATAATAATGTAAGAATTCAAACGATTATTCATCAAACTACGCAGTCCATATCCACAATAAAATTCCATTGAGCGGTATGAATCATTGCACATACGTGATACTGACATTTGATTTTCTTTTAAAGACAGATAGCGTCGTAAATCTACGAATGATACTACAATAAGCCCCACAACGATAATCGTTAAACTCATAAGTAAAGGTATATTAAACCCATGCCATGCTGATAAATGTGGAACTGCAGATGCAAAAGCGGTTGAACGAACTGAACTTAAAAATGCGGGTTGAATAAGATAAGTCCCTACCCACTGTGGAACAATAAATACAATCGGTAATAAAAACGCCATTATCATCGCGGGTGTAATGAACAAACGAGGTTCATGTATCGCTTTTTTCAACTGAAATGAGCCAAAAAATGTCGTCTTTATCATATTGATTGAATAAATAAAGGTAAAGATACTAGCAACAAAACCTACAAGTGCAATTGCAATCATCATCGGTTGATTGAAAGCAGACAGATGATTGGATCGAATTAACCCTTCAAAAAACATTTCTTTACTAATAAAGCCGTTTAATAACGGGACACCTGCCATAGAAAGTGCAGCCATTGACATGACAACCATGGTAATTGGCAGGTAACGTTTTAAACCACCTAATTGTCGGATATCACGTGTACCTGTTTCATGGTCGATTAAACCTACGCCCATAAATAATGTCCCTTTAAATAATGCATGATTGAAAAGATGAAAAAGCGCTGCGCATAATAAGTAAGTATAGATTTCAATCATCCCACTCTGCGTCGCTTTAGCAATACCGCCGCCTAATCCAACCATCGTCATGATCATACCTAATTGACTAATTGTTGAATAAGCGAGTATCCCTTTTAAGTCAAATTGTCTAATCGCGGTAAACGAACCGTATATCATAGTGATAAGCCCAATAGCCGTCACAATATAAGTATAAGTATCACTCAAACCTAAAATGGGTGTAAATCTTAAAAGTAAAAATATACCTGCTTTTACCATTGTCGCTGAATGTAGATAGGCACTTACGGGTGTAGGCGCAGCCATCGCCTTTGGTAACCAGAAATGAAAAGGCCACTGTGCTGATTTAGTAAAAGCACCGAGTAACAATAACAATACAATGGGGATAAACAAAGGATGCTGTGCAATCGTATGTCTTTGATGTATTAATTCACTAATTGAAAACGTTCCTGCCACGTAATATAACATTACGAAAGCGACTAGCATGGCTAAGCCACCTAAAACTGTAATCATAAACGAAGTAATTGCACCGTTTTGACTCTCACTTTTATCGTACCAATAACTAATCAGTAGGAACGATGACACACTTGTTAACTCCCAAAAAACGTATAACAAGATCGTGTTATCAGAAAGTACAATTCCTAACATACTAAACATAAATAAAACTAAATATGTGAAAAATCGGGGTAAATGATCATGTTCATAGGATAAGTATTGTGTTGCATAAAAGAATACAGCGACACCAATAACGGAAATAAGTAAGGCAAAAAACATACTCAATCCATCCAAGCGGAGTACGAGGTTAATATCTAAAGCAGGTAACCACTGAATCTTTTCAATGATTAGTTGATTGTTTAATACCTTAGGGATGTTTATTAAAAAGATTATTGATGCAACAAGGGGAGCAAGTAATGCAACAAAACCAGGTAATTGTTTTGTATTCCACTTCATCATTATGACAAGTATGACTATTATTGCTATTAAAAATAAAAGCAATCCACTTAACATCTTCACGCCTCCCTTTCTCTATTTTTATAAATTTAAAGCGATGGTCGTGTTAATTTCCTTTTTAGAAATACCTATAAACTTCATTGTTTCATAAGCCGTTTGATGACCAAGATATTTTTGAATGATTGAAACTGAAATTCCAGATTTATATGCGTGATAAGCAAAAGTTTTTCTAAGTGTTGTTAAACCAATATGCTCAATTCCTAATTGGTGTGCCGCATTATTAACAATACGATAAGCTTGCTGTCGACTAAGCCCTTTATTTGTACGTTTCGATCGAAACAATAAGTCATCACCAGAGATTGCTTCTGCCTGAATGTATTGTTCTAACTCTCTATGTAATTGTTCAGGAATAACAACACGTATATTTGAGTCCGTTTCATACCAACGTGTCATACTGACGCCTTTATCAGAAAGAAATTGAGACACTTTGAAATTAAGCAACTCTGTTAACTTAATTCCAGTATGAATAGCAAATTTAAAAAATAAATAATCACGCATTGAATGTGCCTTTAAAAATTCATACATTCGATGAATATCTTGTTTGTCACGGATAGGATCTACACAGTTCACGCTATTCCACCTCTCATAATGTTTCTTATTTCATGATAAACTATATTTAAGTAACATGAAAGAATTTTCATAAATTTTTTTATTTTTAAGGTGCGCTTTTTCTCTTTCCCTTTCGATATATAGAGTGAAAGGAGGTCAGAAAAATGAACATCCATCAAATCACACTTATTCTGACGCAAACATCAATAACACCGGAGGGTAAAACAACTAAAAATTCAAGACGTTTTACACAACTTAAGCCAACTGCAACCCGAGAAGAACTTAAAGCCTTTAGCAATGCCATTCAAGCACTGACTGGCGAACAATATGACACTATCGAAGTTTTAACATCTGAATACATTCAATAAAAAGGAGCATACAAAAATGAATACAAAAACTTTAGAAATTACTTTTTCCGACGCATCACAAAAGAATATTAAACTCTCTCTTCCAAAATTAGACACTTCTATCACAAAAGAACTCGTAGAAACACAAGCAAATAAGATTGTGCAATTGAACATACTCGATAGTAAAGGGGGCGACATTCAAAAAGCAGTAGGTGCACAACTGATTGATAAGTCCGTTACAGTCCTTTTCTAATAAAAAGACCATGCGCATACCAAATAAATAACGAGAGCCTGTCACAAATAAACGTGACAGGCTCTTTTCTAGTCATTCTTTTGATAATGAGGTCGAATTCTCACTTCATCATCATAGAATATCTTATATTTCCCCAACTTATAACATATCGCATATTTCTCAAATACTTCTTCAACCCTTGCTAACGTTTTGTAAGACTTAAAAGGGTTTAAAACTTCAACATATTGTCCCTCTTGAAGTTGGGTTGACGGTTTTACATTGATAAAAAACATTTGTTCATCAATGACACGTACGATCTCATGTTCGTACAAATTTATCACAAC from Staphylococcus schleiferi includes the following:
- a CDS encoding monovalent cation/H+ antiporter complex subunit F, yielding MITELTQFFLSSALVIFAVSLVVVLFRLIEGPTTADRVVAFDAMSAILMSTVGVLSLLFETFSFLDSVLLIAIISFLSSVTISRFIEGGNVFHGDDK
- the mnhC2 gene encoding Na+/H+ antiporter Mnh2 subunit C, whose translation is MNIILLIVIGFLVFIATYMVLSKNLIRIVIGIAIYTHAGNLIIMSMGEYTAQKTEPLIVSGHQNFVDPLLQAIVLTAIVIGFAITAFLLVLVYRTFKVTKEDEIDVLTGGEEDER
- a CDS encoding tyrosine-type recombinase/integrase, with the protein product MNCVDPIRDKQDIHRMYEFLKAHSMRDYLFFKFAIHTGIKLTELLNFKVSQFLSDKGVSMTRWYETDSNIRVVIPEQLHRELEQYIQAEAISGDDLLFRSKRTNKGLSRQQAYRIVNNAAHQLGIEHIGLTTLRKTFAYHAYKSGISVSIIQKYLGHQTAYETMKFIGISKKEINTTIALNL
- a CDS encoding Na+/H+ antiporter subunit D — protein: MNDNILAVPILLPLLGALLLVILNKQVRLSRFIALFVLLISFIVSLVMLIDVYNHKPIVLNFGNWEAPFGIQYVGDALSLILVTTTFLVVFMIVAFGFGRGEKRASRYYLLSFVLFLTTGVVGSFLTSDLFNLYVMFEIMLLASFVLVTLGQSVEQLRASIIYVVLNVIGSWFFLIGIGLLYRQIGTLNYTHIAIRIHEMDDPTAIHLVAMSFIVAFGSKAALVLFMWLPKAYAVLNTELAALFASLMTKVGAYALIRFFTLIFNKSGEIVEPLLIVMAGLTMIIGAIGTIAYRDIKKIAAYQVVLSIGYIIFGLGTHTFNGINGAIFYLVNDIVVKALLFFIIGIMVYTTGYRQYRYLTGLAKKEPWLGVAFIIVTLAIGGVPPFSGFPGKLLIFIGAVEHQHYVGLALMIITSLIGMYSLFRVFFYMYAGNRNKGAEIQFKPIKSNRKSIVLFMTALTLAIGLCAPVIYQVTAQATDLSMNIQKYEKMVNPGLRGGS
- a CDS encoding Na+/H+ antiporter subunit E; this encodes MRQIALNMMIAILWVLFQDEDAFRFPTFVIGYLIGIVIIYLLHKFFNQEFYPKKIWVSIKFLFTYLYQLLTATFSIINYVLFKANKMDPGLVTYETQLDTDWEITFLTILVIITPGSTVIRVNREPNIFLIHAIDTTEKEKKNLLKSIKKYEELIVEVTK
- a CDS encoding DUF4040 family protein; protein product: MLSGLLLFLIAIIVILVIMMKWNTKQLPGFVALLAPLVASIIFLINIPKVLNNQLIIEKIQWLPALDINLVLRLDGLSMFFALLISVIGVAVFFYATQYLSYEHDHLPRFFTYLVLFMFSMLGIVLSDNTILLYVFWELTSVSSFLLISYWYDKSESQNGAITSFMITVLGGLAMLVAFVMLYYVAGTFSISELIHQRHTIAQHPLFIPIVLLLLLGAFTKSAQWPFHFWLPKAMAAPTPVSAYLHSATMVKAGIFLLLRFTPILGLSDTYTYIVTAIGLITMIYGSFTAIRQFDLKGILAYSTISQLGMIMTMVGLGGGIAKATQSGMIEIYTYLLCAALFHLFNHALFKGTLFMGVGLIDHETGTRDIRQLGGLKRYLPITMVVMSMAALSMAGVPLLNGFISKEMFFEGLIRSNHLSAFNQPMMIAIALVGFVASIFTFIYSINMIKTTFFGSFQLKKAIHEPRLFITPAMIMAFLLPIVFIVPQWVGTYLIQPAFLSSVRSTAFASAVPHLSAWHGFNIPLLMSLTIIVVGLIVVSFVDLRRYLSLKENQMSVSRMCNDSYRSMEFYCGYGLRSLMNNRLNSYIIITLIIYFVIHLYGLIRTGVPELSRIEVTEYHIFHILLLVTVVLIGFALIFIRQRLTMVILTGGIGYVVALFFILMRAPDLALTQLVTETITTVLFIVSFSRLPNIPRGKFNMKKETVKILVSLLTAITVIGIVFIIQQASAIETISVFYHDAYEKSGGKNIVNAILGDFRALDTLAEGLVLIIAGLGIYTLLNYKDRRGQDERE
- the mntC gene encoding manganese ABC transporter substrate-binding lipoprotein MntC yields the protein MSKRILTLLSILSIVFLLTACNSSDQGHKDHKLKIVTTNSILYDMAKNITGDEAEIHSIVPVGQDPHEYEIKPKDVKALTDADIIIYNGFNLESGNGWFEKALKQANKSLDDSSVIQASKHVDPIYLKKGEKSEHNIDPHAWLSLDNGIQYVKNIKDALEKADSSHKSTFEKNGKSYLDKLEKLNNKSKDEFSDIPKEKRVMITSEGAFKYFAKQYDVTPGYIWEINTENQGTPEQMKQAIDFVKQNHIKNLLLETSVSDKSMKSLGEETGAKIYGTVYTDSIGKKGSNGDSYYKMMKSNIETIHKSMK
- a CDS encoding metal ABC transporter permease — its product is MSFIQHLFEYQFLSRAMSTAILVGIVCGVVGCLIVLRGLSLMGDAMSHAVLPGVALSFLFNIPMFIGALITGMLSSTIIGYISDKSKTKKDAAIGITFTAFLALGIILISLIHSATDLYHILFGNILAITQSAFYTALVVSIIVLSLIIILFRPLKMSTFDPVFSRMSGLNTTFMHYFVMLLLALVIVASVQTVGVILVVALLITPASTAYLITKRLSTMMLVSSLFSVISSTIGIYVSFILNLPSGAVIVLIAAILYALVFALTKFNNISHKGAYQKS
- a CDS encoding monovalent cation/H+ antiporter subunit B is translated as MKENDLVLKTVTRVVVFIILTFGFYLFFAGHNNPGGGFIAGLVLSSAFILMFLAFDVKKVLEALPIDFRKLMIIGALLSLATATVPVFFGKNILYQGDWHVIFPYFGEVHLSSVTLFEAGIALVVVGVVVTTILSLSGGRS
- a CDS encoding DUF2922 domain-containing protein — encoded protein: MNTKTLEITFSDASQKNIKLSLPKLDTSITKELVETQANKIVQLNILDSKGGDIQKAVGAQLIDKSVTVLF
- a CDS encoding Na+/H+ antiporter subunit G is translated as MAMTNEIIQLLAALLVFAGSIIALISAIGLVRFKDVFLRIHAATKASTAAVLLTLVGVFIYFIFAQGYVSVRTILALVFINITSPVGGHLISRAAYRTGAYMYQKHENHENTDLNKEDVDEETKRRIRIEKRAKRRKRIYSRLDKD